TTTGTATTAAGCATAGGCTGGCCGGTATTTTTAGTGCTGGGGGTATCGGTAGCCCTGAATATAGTAAGGGTAGCCGTACTGGCCAAAGCAGCAAAGAAGTTTGATTCTTTTACCTTTAGAGCAGAATTTCTAAATTATAGCGGAGATATAGTTAGCTCACTGGTAGTAATTGCCGGTCTGATATTTGCCGGTTTCGGGGCCTATATTGCAGACCCTATTGCCTCCATAATAGTAGCAGTGGTGGTTATTGCTCTAAGCATCAGGCTCTCGGTCAGCATAGTTAAAAACCTGCTGGATTATGTGCCGGTACAGGTTACCAGAAAGATTGAGAAGACCCTGACCGATATGAAGGATATAGATGCAATAAATGATTTAAAGGTCCATGAGGTAGGAGGTATCAAATTCATCAATCTCAGCCTCAACCTGGCCAACAACCTGTATCTTACCCAGGCCGAGAATATCAAGGATGAGGTAAGGAAAAAAATAAGGCAGAAGTTTCCAAACTCAAATATTATTGTGGAACTAAAGCCCAGGCTGGCTGATGGAAATATATCCGATTATATTAAGCAGGTGACTTTAGACCAGCCGGAAATAAAGGATGTACATAATATCTTTTTGTATTCAGTGGGAGGATATACCGATATCTCGGTCCATGTGGAATTAGCCAATGATATGAGCCTGCAGCAGGTAGAAGATTTAACCAGCCAGACCGAACAGAAGATAAGGGAAAAAGTAAAGAACTTAAGAAAGATTTATATACACTCCGAAGATCTTTCCGGATATGACAGCTGGGAGGATGTAACCCTGAATTCGGAAAAACTGATACAAGAAATTAAAGACAAAGTAACTCCCTATATAGATCCCGGGACCTGCCATGATTTTACCGTACTTAGAAAAGGAAAGAGTTATCATGTTGCCTTCCATTGCCGGATGGACAGTAAATTGAAAATCGAACAAGCCCACAGGATAATAACCGAAGCAGAGTACAATCTAAGGACCCAGATAAAGCAGGTTGATGAAGTATTGATACACGCAGAACCCAGTTGAGCTTTGTTTAATAGTTGATTTTTGTTTTACCGCCAAATATAAATAATATCTTTAAGCTGTGCCCCTGCATAGACTCAATCCGGTGGGTTTCTCCCTTGAGTATGTGGGCAAATTTTCCTTTATCCAGAGAAAACCAGTTATTTTCTATTTCTATTTTGCCTTTGCCTTTGATAACATAAAGGGCTTCATCCACATCATGGCTATGGGCCAGGGGCTCAGTACCGGGCTTAAACTCCACAATTCCCAGCCCCAAAGAGTCTGAAGCCAGGAACCCCCGGTTTCCAAAAGCGAATTTTACCCGCCTGTCTTCAAATTCTGTTGTTTCTATATCGTCACTTGAAAATACAGGCTTCATTTATTTTCCCCCAGGAGCCTGTCTATCTCTTTTTTATCAAAACCTACCACCACTTTGCCCCCAATATCAATTACCGGGACTCCCATCTGTCCTGATTTTTCTATCATTTCTTCCAATTTTTTCCTGCTGCTGCTCACATCAATTTCCTGGTAATCTACCCCTTTTGATTTAATATAGTCTTTGGCCTGTTTGCAGTAGGGGCAGGTATTGGTTGAATATATGAGTACATTATTCATTTAGGGCAGCCTCCTTAATGGCTTCATCTATCGCTTCTTTTTCAAAACCAATGACTATTCTTCCATTGAAATCAATTACGGGGATGCCCATTTGCTTGGATTTTTTTACCATTTCATCCAGGTTCTTTTGATCTGAACTTATATCCACTTCATCATACCGCACACCATTTTCGCTAAGATAGTCTTTAACCCGGGCACAATACGGACAGGTGGGGGTGGAATAAACCAATACTTTTTTCATTAAAATCAGCCTCCTTGTATCTATTTACAAACCTGTTTCCAATATAACTATAAAGGTTTGGGTGGTTAAATAAAATCAATAATAAATTTAATACCCAGGTATAATAAAAACAAAGCGCAGGCAAACAAAATTATCCGGTATACTTTCTGGTTGAGGAACCTTTTCCCAGTGCTTACCAAAAAACCTACAAACATGAACCATATAAAGTCAGCGCTGATATGGCCAACGAAAAAGGAACTAACTCCGGCAATATTATAATTCATGGCTTTTATCATAAAGGCTGCCCCTATGCTTACCCACCATATATACCAGTAGGGATTTATAAGGCTTACCAGCGCCCCCTTGAGCATAAAATTGGCAGAATAGAACCGCCGGGTGCGGTTACCCTGACCAGATTGATTAAAATCAATGCTTATTTTTTTCTTTACTACTGAATATATAAGCTGGCCGCCCAGGTAAAGCAGAAATAATCCCCCCATTATACCGATAATTTTCATAAGCAAAGGATTGTCCAGGTATTTGAGTATTCCCAGAAAGAAGCTCAATACCAGCAATAATTCCAGCAGGGAATGTCCCAGGGATATGAAAAATGAAGCCCAGAAACCTTTATGGGCCACACCGGTGACGGTAAGTGTAAACATAGGGCCGGGAACCATGGCGCCCGAGAACCCTACCACCATAGCCCCAAAAAATATTTCAACAAGTTCTGTCATCAGTCTCTTGTACCCTGTTGGTTAGCTTGCCAATGTTTTCAATTTCGCAGGTAATTTCATCCCCCACGCTCAACAGCTTTTTCTCTTTGCTAAATATACCGACACCTGCCGGGGTACCGGTGGCTAACAGATCGCCGGGCATAAGGGTTATAGTTTGGGAGATATATGAAATAAGGATTTTAATATCAAATATCATTTCCGAAGTATTGGAGTTTTGCCTCAGTTCCCTGTTTACATAAGACCGGAGGTTTAGGTTCTGGGGATCCTCAATTTCTTCTCCTGCTACTATCCTGGGACCAATGGGAGCAAAAGTATCGAAGCTTTTACCCCGGTACCATTGTCCTTCTTCTCTCTGGATATCCCTGGCTGTAATATCATTTATAATGGTATATCCGTAAATGTGGCTGAAAACTTCTTCCTTGCTTACCTTGGAGGTCTTTTTACCAATTATTACCGCCAGTTCCACTTCATAATCCAGTTCTTTTGTCTGGGGAGGGTAAACTATAACCTGGCCGTTTTTTATAATGCTGCTGTTGGCTTTGGAAAATAGAACCGGCTTTGTAGGAAAACGCCCATCCTGTTCATCAACATGAGACTTATAATTCATGCCCACGCATATTATTTTACCCGGGACATAGGTTTTAATGTCAATTTCCATAAAACAAACTCCCTAACCAATTTGTATAGGTATAATATAATAGGCTATTTTTTAAAGCTTTGCCATATCCAGTTTATTTTATTGCCTAAACAGATCCAAAAAATTTTCCCATAATGATTTACTCTTTTCCTGTTGCTCCTCCTGCTGTTCTTCCAGCTTCAAGCCGTCTGTCTGCATTATAAACTGAACCTAGCTGCCGGTGTTTCTACAATCAGCAAAAGAGATGGCTCTTCTTCATATTTTTTCTATATTTTAGTAATATGAGCATGACAAATTTATGGCAGGAGGAGGAATACAGTTTGAGGTTTGTCGATTATAAATGCAGCCAGTGCGGCCAGGTTTCAGAACTGGTAGTAACTGCCGATAGTGACATAAAGTGTCCGGGATGCGGAAGTAGTGGTATGCAGCGTATCTTTTCAGGACCGAATCTGGCTAATAAGAATTCTGTACAGGCAGATTCAACATCTTCAAAAAGCTGTTCAGGGTCCTGTACTTCCTGCAGCGGGTGCAGTTAGAGAAATTGACGTGTTTTTAAGTAAATTAGAGTTAAAAAATTTCAGGAATTATCAGAATCTTAAGCTGGATTTTAACCGGGGAACCACGCTGATAACCGGTGATAACGGGCAGGGCAAGACTAATCTTCTGGAGTCCATCTATTACCTTTCCTGTGGAAAATCACACCGTACCGCCAGCCAGAAGGAATTAATAATGGATGGCCAGGATTTTGCTCTGATAAGGGCCATGATACAGGGAGCAGATAAGCCCAGACTCATAGAATTTGAGCTAAGGCGTGACAATAGTTATAAGTTAAGGATAGACAGGGTTTATTTTCGAAGAAAATCAGAGTT
This portion of the Actinomycetes bacterium genome encodes:
- a CDS encoding cation-efflux pump codes for the protein MNHNHQTTITKRKIATFSLVVSIVLVVIKVLAAYFSNSLGVFSEALNNGLDLVTVFIAFIAIRMASKPPDADHTYGHGKYENFAAFAETIVISGLGIFIIYKSIQRLIYQNFVLSIGWPVFLVLGVSVALNIVRVAVLAKAAKKFDSFTFRAEFLNYSGDIVSSLVVIAGLIFAGFGAYIADPIASIIVAVVVIALSIRLSVSIVKNLLDYVPVQVTRKIEKTLTDMKDIDAINDLKVHEVGGIKFINLSLNLANNLYLTQAENIKDEVRKKIRQKFPNSNIIVELKPRLADGNISDYIKQVTLDQPEIKDVHNIFLYSVGGYTDISVHVELANDMSLQQVEDLTSQTEQKIREKVKNLRKIYIHSEDLSGYDSWEDVTLNSEKLIQEIKDKVTPYIDPGTCHDFTVLRKGKSYHVAFHCRMDSKLKIEQAHRIITEAEYNLRTQIKQVDEVLIHAEPS
- a CDS encoding cupin domain-containing protein, with translation MKPVFSSDDIETTEFEDRRVKFAFGNRGFLASDSLGLGIVEFKPGTEPLAHSHDVDEALYVIKGKGKIEIENNWFSLDKGKFAHILKGETHRIESMQGHSLKILFIFGGKTKINY
- a CDS encoding glutathione S-transferase N-terminal domain-containing protein; translated protein: MNNVLIYSTNTCPYCKQAKDYIKSKGVDYQEIDVSSSRKKLEEMIEKSGQMGVPVIDIGGKVVVGFDKKEIDRLLGENK
- a CDS encoding glutathione S-transferase N-terminal domain-containing protein, with the translated sequence MKKVLVYSTPTCPYCARVKDYLSENGVRYDEVDISSDQKNLDEMVKKSKQMGIPVIDFNGRIVIGFEKEAIDEAIKEAALNE
- a CDS encoding LysE family translocator codes for the protein MTELVEIFFGAMVVGFSGAMVPGPMFTLTVTGVAHKGFWASFFISLGHSLLELLLVLSFFLGILKYLDNPLLMKIIGIMGGLFLLYLGGQLIYSVVKKKISIDFNQSGQGNRTRRFYSANFMLKGALVSLINPYWYIWWVSIGAAFMIKAMNYNIAGVSSFFVGHISADFIWFMFVGFLVSTGKRFLNQKVYRIILFACALFLLYLGIKFIIDFI
- a CDS encoding fumarylacetoacetate hydrolase family protein — protein: MEIDIKTYVPGKIICVGMNYKSHVDEQDGRFPTKPVLFSKANSSIIKNGQVIVYPPQTKELDYEVELAVIIGKKTSKVSKEEVFSHIYGYTIINDITARDIQREEGQWYRGKSFDTFAPIGPRIVAGEEIEDPQNLNLRSYVNRELRQNSNTSEMIFDIKILISYISQTITLMPGDLLATGTPAGVGIFSKEKKLLSVGDEITCEIENIGKLTNRVQETDDRTC